A stretch of the Euzebya tangerina genome encodes the following:
- a CDS encoding class I SAM-dependent methyltransferase, protein MTGSPVINHCPACLGSSLTDFHAVESVPTNSCLLLDDMADVEALPTGRLQLAMCETCGFITNRAFDPTLTEYSERYEETQAFSECFVGWAEELAARWVADHDLAGKTAIEIGCGKGEFLEFMVRAGLEGGTGIDPGVRPERRDTDRIRWQRAFFDDTYGQITEDAVVCRHTLEHIHDVRAFMQDVRTAIGDRDIPVLWEVPDVLRVLEEGAFWDLYYEHCAYFTAGSLVRLFRETGFEVTDVSLAYDDQYILLEARPSGSDVAAPAALPLEDDVDVLRKAVRGFTEAFETRMEETRALVDEVAATGGRTVIWGSGSKGVSYLGALGEDTPIRYAVDINPHKHGKFIAGGGQEIVAPDFLREYDPALVIAMNPVYTAEIQAELDAMGSSARLVAV, encoded by the coding sequence GTGACCGGGTCACCCGTGATCAACCACTGCCCGGCGTGTCTTGGATCGTCTCTGACCGACTTCCACGCGGTGGAGTCGGTCCCGACCAACTCATGCCTGCTCCTCGACGACATGGCCGACGTGGAGGCGCTGCCCACCGGTCGCCTGCAGCTCGCCATGTGTGAGACCTGCGGCTTCATCACCAACCGGGCCTTCGACCCGACGCTGACGGAGTACTCCGAGCGGTACGAGGAGACCCAGGCGTTCTCGGAGTGCTTCGTGGGGTGGGCCGAGGAGTTGGCTGCTCGGTGGGTCGCTGACCACGACCTGGCCGGCAAGACGGCCATCGAGATCGGCTGTGGCAAGGGCGAGTTCCTCGAGTTCATGGTCCGAGCCGGCCTGGAGGGAGGTACCGGGATCGATCCTGGCGTCCGCCCCGAGCGGCGGGACACCGACCGGATCCGTTGGCAGCGCGCGTTCTTCGACGACACCTATGGGCAGATCACCGAGGACGCGGTCGTGTGCCGGCATACGCTGGAGCACATCCACGACGTCCGTGCGTTCATGCAGGACGTACGTACTGCCATCGGCGATCGTGACATCCCCGTGCTCTGGGAGGTCCCCGACGTGCTGCGCGTGCTCGAGGAGGGGGCCTTCTGGGACCTCTACTACGAGCACTGCGCCTACTTCACCGCCGGCTCGCTGGTGCGGCTGTTCCGTGAGACCGGCTTCGAGGTCACCGACGTGAGCCTGGCGTACGACGACCAGTACATCCTGCTTGAGGCGCGCCCGTCGGGCTCGGATGTCGCCGCGCCCGCGGCGCTCCCACTGGAGGACGACGTCGATGTGCTGCGCAAGGCCGTCCGGGGGTTCACCGAGGCATTCGAGACCCGAATGGAGGAGACCCGAGCGCTGGTGGATGAGGTTGCAGCCACGGGTGGTCGGACGGTCATCTGGGGCTCCGGGTCCAAGGGGGTGTCCTACCTGGGCGCCCTGGGCGAGGACACACCGATCCGCTACGCCGTCGACATCAACCCCCACAAGCACGGCAAGTTCATCGCCGGCGGCGGGCAGGAGATCGTCGCTCCCGACTTCCTCCGCGAGTACGACCCCGCGCTGGTGATCGCGATGAACCCGGTCTACACCGCGGAGATCCAGGCCGAGCTGGACGCGATGGGGTCCTCGGCGCGGCTGGTCGCGGTCTGA
- the rfbF gene encoding glucose-1-phosphate cytidylyltransferase has product MRVGILAGGLGTRLAEETEVKPKPMVEIGGRPIMWHIMKYYASFDHTEFAVALGYKGDVIKRWLLEYASLASNLTVNLGAGKVTRHEGEIEDWEVTLVDTGLPTATGGRIKQLVPYLAQDGTFMLTWGDGVSDVDLDDLLAFHRSHGKLVTMTAVRPPARFGHMTFDGDAVSEFSEKPQTGEGWINGAFFVMEPEVANYIDGDDTQFELEPMIKLAKDGELMAYRHYGFWQCMDTIRDKKRLEQLWVDGPVWKVW; this is encoded by the coding sequence ATGAGAGTAGGCATTCTGGCCGGAGGTCTCGGGACCCGGCTGGCTGAGGAGACCGAGGTCAAGCCGAAGCCGATGGTTGAGATCGGGGGCCGGCCGATCATGTGGCACATCATGAAGTACTACGCCTCCTTCGATCACACCGAGTTCGCCGTGGCACTGGGGTACAAGGGCGACGTGATCAAGCGGTGGCTGCTCGAGTACGCCTCGCTGGCCTCCAACCTGACCGTCAACCTGGGTGCCGGCAAGGTGACCCGACACGAGGGAGAGATCGAGGACTGGGAGGTCACCTTGGTCGACACCGGCCTCCCGACGGCAACCGGCGGCCGGATCAAGCAGCTGGTGCCGTACCTGGCACAGGACGGCACGTTCATGCTCACCTGGGGTGATGGTGTCAGCGATGTGGACCTGGACGACCTGCTGGCCTTCCACCGGTCCCACGGGAAGCTCGTGACCATGACGGCCGTCCGACCACCGGCCCGCTTCGGACACATGACCTTCGACGGTGACGCGGTCAGCGAGTTCTCCGAGAAGCCCCAGACCGGTGAGGGGTGGATCAACGGCGCCTTCTTCGTGATGGAGCCCGAGGTGGCCAACTACATCGACGGGGACGACACGCAGTTCGAGCTCGAGCCCATGATCAAGCTGGCCAAGGACGGCGAGCTGATGGCCTACCGCCACTACGGGTTCTGGCAGTGCATGGACACGATCCGGGACAAGAAGCGCCTCGAACAGCTGTGGGTCGACGGGCCCGTCTGGAAGGTGTGGTGA
- a CDS encoding NAD-dependent epimerase/dehydratase family protein — protein MRVLVTGHAGYIGTVLVPMLQRAGHEVTGLDSFLYEDCGIGPAPSEPPAIRKDTRDVTVEDLRGFDAVVDLAAISNDPLGDLNPDTTYAINHRAPARLAALAKEAGVSKFVYSSSCSLYGAHGDSYIDESADFLPVTPYGESKVLSERDISALADDNFSPTFMRNATAYGVSPRLRGDLVVNNLTGYAVAIGEVLLKSDGTPWRPLVHIEDISRVALAILEAPTQLVHNEAFNVGATAENYRIRDVAEIVHGVVPDSIIGFGPNAGPDKRNYRVDCDKLASLLPHAVPQWTVETGAEQLRDLFQAVGLTREQLEGGGLQRLKHVRAEMGAGRLDDSLRWVLSRASRVAS, from the coding sequence ATGCGCGTTCTGGTCACCGGCCACGCCGGCTACATCGGCACCGTCCTGGTTCCGATGCTGCAGCGGGCAGGCCACGAGGTCACCGGGCTCGACTCGTTCCTGTACGAGGACTGCGGCATCGGGCCGGCCCCGTCGGAGCCGCCCGCGATCCGCAAGGACACGCGGGACGTCACGGTGGAGGATCTGCGCGGCTTCGACGCCGTCGTCGACCTGGCCGCCATCTCCAACGACCCCTTGGGCGACCTCAACCCCGACACCACCTATGCCATCAATCACCGTGCCCCGGCGCGGTTGGCAGCTCTGGCGAAGGAGGCAGGCGTCTCGAAGTTCGTCTACTCCTCCTCCTGCAGCCTCTACGGCGCCCACGGCGACAGCTACATCGACGAGTCCGCCGACTTCCTTCCCGTGACGCCGTACGGTGAGTCCAAGGTCCTCTCCGAGCGTGACATCTCCGCCCTCGCGGATGACAACTTCAGCCCGACGTTCATGCGCAACGCAACGGCCTACGGCGTCTCGCCGCGGCTGCGTGGGGACCTGGTGGTCAACAACCTGACCGGGTACGCCGTCGCCATCGGCGAGGTGTTGCTGAAGAGCGACGGCACCCCGTGGCGCCCGCTGGTCCACATCGAGGACATCTCCCGGGTGGCGCTCGCCATCCTGGAGGCGCCCACCCAACTGGTGCACAACGAAGCGTTCAACGTCGGCGCAACCGCGGAGAACTACCGGATCCGTGACGTCGCCGAGATCGTCCACGGCGTCGTGCCCGACTCGATCATCGGCTTCGGTCCGAACGCCGGGCCCGACAAGCGGAACTACCGCGTGGACTGCGACAAGTTGGCGTCCCTGCTGCCGCACGCCGTCCCCCAGTGGACGGTCGAGACCGGTGCTGAGCAGCTGCGTGACCTCTTCCAGGCGGTCGGGCTGACCCGCGAACAGCTCGAGGGCGGCGGCCTGCAACGGCTCAAGCACGTCCGAGCCGAGATGGGCGCAGGACGACTGGATGACTCCTTGCGCTGGGTGCTGAGCCGCGCGAGCAGGGTGGCGTCATGA
- a CDS encoding class I SAM-dependent methyltransferase, translated as MAQLLTRPAPWAPAASNASCPACGGTERESFLQLDAVPVFNNVLYTDHSAARAAPTAQIDLVVCHHCGLIANAQFDERLVEYSPAYENSLHGSGVFGVWAEGLAARLAGDHDLAGGRVLEVGAGSGEFLALLCEAAGCDGVGFDPSHDPDEQRAGGERVETGLGWGEETADLVVCRHVLEHVADPVALLRSIADRTRPRQPGSRVPIYLEVPDAAYMVTRDAFWDVIYEHPLYFDQSALRSTFDEAGFEVTRTGRTFGDQFAWIEGFTTGGVTDLDGAPGIRSSEELEALVTACRGFGRRFNAAIERQAELLDQHRDAGPIVIWGAGSKGVTYCNLVPHAMQAQVVDVSEKKAGKRLPVTGQSVLPPQALIGLDASLVVIMNGNYEGEIRGSLERLGVDAEIVVAR; from the coding sequence ATGGCCCAGCTGCTGACACGGCCTGCGCCGTGGGCTCCCGCGGCGTCGAACGCGAGCTGCCCGGCCTGTGGTGGAACCGAGCGGGAGAGCTTCCTGCAGTTGGACGCCGTCCCGGTCTTCAACAACGTGCTCTACACCGATCACTCCGCCGCGCGGGCTGCTCCCACCGCCCAGATCGACCTCGTGGTGTGTCACCACTGCGGGCTCATCGCCAATGCCCAGTTCGACGAGCGGCTGGTGGAGTACAGCCCCGCCTACGAGAACTCCCTGCACGGCTCCGGAGTGTTCGGTGTCTGGGCGGAGGGGCTGGCGGCCCGGCTGGCCGGCGACCACGACCTGGCCGGCGGCCGGGTCCTCGAGGTCGGGGCTGGCAGCGGCGAGTTCCTGGCGCTGCTGTGCGAGGCGGCGGGCTGCGACGGGGTCGGCTTCGACCCGAGCCACGATCCCGACGAACAGCGGGCTGGTGGTGAGCGGGTCGAGACAGGCCTGGGGTGGGGTGAGGAGACGGCGGATCTGGTCGTCTGCCGGCATGTCCTGGAGCACGTCGCCGACCCGGTTGCGCTCCTGCGCAGCATCGCCGACCGGACCCGGCCGCGTCAGCCCGGCTCGCGAGTCCCGATCTACCTCGAGGTCCCGGACGCCGCGTACATGGTGACGAGGGACGCCTTCTGGGACGTCATCTACGAACACCCGCTGTACTTCGATCAGAGCGCGCTGCGGTCCACCTTCGACGAGGCCGGCTTCGAGGTGACGCGCACCGGCCGGACCTTCGGTGACCAGTTCGCCTGGATCGAGGGGTTCACGACGGGCGGTGTCACGGACCTGGACGGGGCGCCGGGCATCCGATCGAGCGAGGAGCTGGAAGCCCTCGTCACCGCCTGCCGGGGCTTCGGTCGTCGCTTCAACGCTGCGATCGAGCGGCAGGCCGAGCTGTTGGATCAGCATCGGGATGCGGGCCCGATCGTGATCTGGGGAGCCGGCTCGAAGGGTGTCACCTACTGCAACCTCGTCCCCCACGCCATGCAGGCGCAGGTCGTCGACGTCAGCGAGAAGAAGGCCGGCAAGCGCCTGCCGGTGACCGGTCAGAGCGTGTTGCCGCCGCAGGCGCTCATCGGCCTCGACGCCTCGCTGGTCGTGATCATGAACGGCAACTACGAGGGCGAGATCCGCGGGTCGCTCGAGCGGCTCGGTGTGGACGCAGAGATCGTGGTGGCCCGTTGA
- a CDS encoding class I SAM-dependent methyltransferase: protein MTAAITACRACGGETLRPFLSLGKTPLADALVRPDDIDAAEQRFPLEVAFCEECTLVQILHDVPPQTLFVDNYLYFSSFSDHLLEHSRAHATNLITSRGLGEDSLVVELASNDGYLLKNFAEQGIPVLGIDPAPDQAAVAIENGIPTLVEFFGVEVAQRLRAEGKQADVIIANNVMAHVPDLDSFVGGMAELIADDGLITVENPWVHDLVQHAEFDTIYHEHFSYYSCTSVHNLMRRHGLFLNDVEYFPDLHGGTLRWHCGPVEDVSDRVREFTALEEAEGVTGFAYYADFGERVQANIDALRALLIERRAAGRTIAAYGAAAKGSTLLNASGIGTDLLDFVVDRNVHKHGLMMPGVHVPVRPTEALLEEQPDDVLILAWNFADEIVAQQAEYVRRGGTFLVPVPTPAELQQAVQSPGGSNVGGAAEDTQTEALS, encoded by the coding sequence ATGACCGCCGCCATCACGGCCTGCCGGGCCTGCGGTGGCGAGACCCTGCGGCCGTTCCTGTCACTGGGCAAGACGCCACTGGCCGATGCCCTGGTCCGCCCCGACGACATCGACGCAGCGGAGCAGCGCTTTCCCCTCGAGGTGGCCTTCTGCGAGGAGTGCACCCTGGTCCAGATCCTGCACGACGTCCCACCGCAGACGTTGTTCGTGGACAACTACCTGTACTTCTCCTCCTTCAGCGATCATCTGCTGGAGCACAGCCGGGCGCACGCGACCAACCTGATCACCAGTCGCGGACTGGGTGAGGACTCCCTGGTCGTCGAACTGGCCAGCAACGACGGCTACCTGCTGAAGAACTTCGCCGAGCAGGGGATCCCCGTGCTCGGCATCGACCCGGCGCCCGATCAGGCTGCGGTGGCCATCGAGAACGGCATCCCGACCCTGGTGGAGTTCTTCGGCGTCGAGGTCGCACAGCGGCTGCGCGCCGAGGGCAAGCAGGCCGACGTCATCATCGCCAACAACGTGATGGCGCACGTGCCCGACCTCGACAGCTTCGTCGGCGGCATGGCCGAGCTCATCGCGGACGACGGGCTGATCACGGTCGAGAACCCCTGGGTGCACGATCTGGTCCAACACGCCGAGTTCGACACGATCTACCACGAGCACTTCAGCTACTACTCCTGCACGTCGGTCCACAACCTGATGCGACGGCACGGCCTCTTCCTCAACGACGTCGAGTACTTCCCCGACCTCCACGGCGGAACGCTGCGGTGGCACTGCGGCCCGGTCGAGGATGTCAGCGACCGGGTGCGGGAGTTCACGGCGCTCGAGGAGGCCGAGGGGGTCACCGGGTTTGCCTACTACGCCGACTTCGGCGAGCGGGTGCAGGCCAACATCGACGCACTCCGGGCACTGCTGATCGAGCGACGGGCCGCGGGGCGGACCATCGCTGCCTATGGGGCCGCTGCGAAGGGGAGCACCCTGCTCAACGCCTCCGGCATCGGGACCGACCTGCTCGACTTCGTCGTCGACCGCAACGTCCACAAGCACGGGCTGATGATGCCCGGGGTTCACGTCCCGGTCCGTCCCACCGAGGCGCTGCTCGAGGAGCAGCCTGACGACGTCCTGATCCTGGCGTGGAACTTCGCCGACGAGATCGTGGCTCAGCAGGCCGAGTACGTCCGACGCGGCGGGACGTTCCTCGTGCCGGTGCCGACTCCGGCGGAGCTCCAGCAGGCGGTCCAGAGCCCTGGCGGCTCGAACGTCGGTGGCGCGGCTGAGGACACCCAGACGGAGGCTCTGTCGTGA
- a CDS encoding glycosyltransferase family 2 protein translates to MPPVLSIGLPVYNGENYLESSAMSLLEQTFTDFELIIVDNASTDRTEEICRSLARRDDRVSYHRNERNIGASRNYNRAFELARGEFFKWAAHDDECHPRMLEACLQAFQESDDDVVMVYPLGELIDDRGLSVRSPLDRIASDDPRPAKRIQKLLRSLSMCDPVFGVYRTDALRQSGLIGSFCGADYVLMAEMAMMGKIREVEEPLFRLRKHAQRSNTANTSTRDRTAWYNPDAVRAALVLPIWEQMVWGLLKAITRSELAVAQKGQVTAAALAAHYSRRLRVFGGRKKRELRALITHRAQLRTN, encoded by the coding sequence ATGCCGCCCGTCCTCAGCATCGGCCTGCCCGTGTACAACGGCGAGAACTACCTCGAGAGCTCCGCCATGTCGTTGCTGGAGCAGACCTTCACCGATTTCGAATTGATCATCGTCGACAACGCGTCTACGGATCGCACGGAAGAGATCTGCCGGTCGCTGGCCAGGCGCGATGACCGCGTGTCCTATCACCGAAACGAACGCAACATCGGCGCTTCCAGGAACTACAACCGAGCTTTCGAACTGGCCCGGGGCGAATTCTTCAAGTGGGCGGCTCACGACGACGAGTGTCACCCGAGGATGCTGGAGGCTTGCCTGCAGGCGTTCCAGGAATCAGACGACGATGTCGTGATGGTCTATCCACTCGGCGAACTGATCGATGATCGGGGTCTGAGCGTCCGGTCCCCGCTGGACCGGATCGCCTCTGACGATCCGCGGCCGGCCAAGCGGATCCAGAAGCTCTTGCGGTCGCTCAGCATGTGTGATCCGGTATTCGGTGTCTATCGAACGGACGCTCTTCGCCAGTCCGGACTCATCGGAAGCTTCTGCGGCGCTGATTACGTGCTGATGGCCGAGATGGCCATGATGGGCAAGATCCGGGAGGTGGAGGAACCGCTCTTCCGACTCCGGAAGCACGCGCAGCGCTCGAACACGGCCAACACGTCGACCCGCGACCGCACCGCTTGGTACAACCCGGATGCGGTTCGCGCGGCACTGGTGCTTCCCATCTGGGAACAGATGGTGTGGGGACTGCTGAAGGCGATAACTCGGAGCGAGCTGGCGGTGGCCCAGAAGGGTCAGGTCACAGCTGCGGCGCTTGCCGCGCACTACAGCAGGAGACTCCGCGTGTTCGGCGGTCGGAAGAAGCGGGAGTTGCGAGCGCTGATCACCCACCGCGCTCAGTTGCGCACAAACTGA
- a CDS encoding glycosyltransferase family 2 protein — MSVRSKARQLMPRTVRQRISTTRVRQAFELLHGAPDVELEAGQAAVTCLVKNGDYYAQAFIEHYLSAGFRHIFLLDNGSDDATVDIARGFEDVSVYRCLLPVGSYQGALKRAIAQRAVHGGWCLDVDIDEFFEYPHSNRLKLDEFLRYLDERDFTAVLTQMVDMFSDERIASLAASSSNDDFQTRYRYYDLSAARSEPYRASTLAERFAARNQLGNPESELFFGGIRGELFGLDCLLTKHSLFRTDRDLELFSQVHFVNRASVADVSAAILHYKLVSNCYETSVLNHEAFPATRQGYEDLMKLIESKPDHRIRTDTAREFDAAEDLLDQGFLFASPDYLQCAGLVD; from the coding sequence GTGAGCGTTCGGTCCAAGGCCCGGCAGCTGATGCCACGGACCGTCCGGCAACGGATCAGCACCACACGGGTCCGGCAGGCGTTCGAGCTTCTCCATGGGGCGCCGGACGTGGAACTCGAAGCAGGGCAGGCGGCGGTCACGTGTCTGGTCAAGAACGGTGACTACTACGCGCAGGCGTTCATCGAGCACTATCTCAGTGCTGGATTCCGACACATATTCCTGCTCGACAACGGCTCGGATGATGCAACGGTCGACATCGCACGCGGCTTCGAGGACGTCTCCGTCTACCGCTGCCTCCTGCCAGTCGGGAGCTATCAGGGCGCTCTCAAGCGTGCGATCGCGCAGCGGGCAGTGCACGGCGGGTGGTGCCTCGATGTTGATATCGACGAGTTCTTCGAGTATCCGCACAGCAATCGCTTGAAGCTGGACGAGTTCCTCCGCTATCTGGACGAGCGCGACTTCACGGCAGTACTCACCCAGATGGTCGACATGTTCTCCGACGAGCGGATCGCGAGCCTTGCGGCGTCCTCGTCGAACGATGACTTCCAGACCAGGTATCGCTACTACGATCTGTCCGCTGCCCGATCCGAGCCGTATCGCGCGAGCACCCTCGCTGAGCGCTTTGCCGCCAGGAATCAGTTGGGCAACCCGGAATCAGAACTCTTCTTCGGTGGGATCCGTGGTGAACTCTTCGGTCTCGACTGCCTGTTGACCAAGCACTCGCTGTTCCGAACGGACCGGGACCTGGAGCTCTTCAGTCAGGTGCACTTCGTCAACAGGGCATCCGTCGCTGACGTCTCAGCAGCCATCCTCCACTACAAACTCGTCAGCAACTGCTACGAGACATCGGTGCTCAATCACGAGGCATTCCCCGCAACCCGACAGGGATACGAGGACCTCATGAAGCTGATCGAGTCCAAGCCGGATCACCGGATACGGACGGACACGGCCCGCGAGTTCGACGCCGCGGAGGACCTGCTGGATCAGGGGTTCCTGTTCGCATCCCCCGACTACCTCCAGTGTGCAGGGCTTGTGGACTGA
- a CDS encoding cell wall-binding repeat-containing protein, with product MRRHTYLAMVLAVLMSLGLASAALATVQAPALPTFDGEGDDDDDGPGDDDDDDEDDGPGDDDGPGDDDDDNGDDDGPGDDDDDEGPGDDDGPGDDDDDNGDDDSRVTARLFGDTRFHTAVAISADQFSDGADTAYLARADDSADAVAGGVLTDGPILLVPSCGEIPGVVLEEIDRLDPDRVVALGGPGAICDQVLADAAAHDDDDRDDDDDDDEDDDDDDEDDDDGDDDDDDGDDD from the coding sequence GTGCGCAGACACACCTACCTGGCGATGGTCTTGGCCGTCCTGATGAGCCTGGGGCTCGCGTCAGCAGCCCTGGCCACCGTCCAGGCGCCGGCACTTCCCACCTTCGATGGCGAGGGCGACGACGATGACGACGGTCCGGGGGATGATGATGACGACGATGAGGACGATGGCCCGGGCGACGATGACGGCCCTGGCGACGACGATGACGACAACGGGGACGACGACGGCCCGGGGGATGATGACGATGATGAGGGTCCGGGCGATGACGACGGTCCAGGCGACGACGATGACGACAACGGGGACGACGACTCGCGCGTCACCGCCCGCCTGTTCGGCGACACCCGCTTCCACACGGCAGTGGCCATCTCCGCAGACCAGTTCTCCGACGGTGCCGACACCGCCTACCTCGCGCGGGCCGATGACTCCGCGGATGCCGTCGCCGGCGGGGTGCTGACCGACGGCCCGATCCTCCTGGTGCCATCATGCGGCGAGATCCCGGGCGTCGTGCTCGAGGAGATCGATCGCCTCGACCCGGACCGTGTCGTCGCGCTCGGAGGCCCAGGGGCCATCTGCGACCAGGTCCTCGCCGACGCCGCGGCACACGATGACGACGACCGTGACGACGATGACGATGACGACGAGGACGATGACGATGACGACGAGGACGACGACGATGGGGATGACGACGATGACGATGGGGACGACGACTAG
- a CDS encoding (2Fe-2S) ferredoxin domain-containing protein yields the protein MGTDLKRLRKRAEKAKMATMQQHVFVCTASDCKSGKDVAKTLKHGIANAGLRAELTVTKTTCMNICKGGGSVVVVYPDGVWYGGVDTGLAKRIVAEHLVGGSPVEDATFLSNPLSR from the coding sequence GTGGGAACGGACCTGAAGCGCCTTCGCAAGCGCGCCGAGAAGGCCAAGATGGCCACCATGCAGCAGCACGTCTTCGTGTGCACGGCGTCTGACTGCAAGTCCGGCAAGGACGTCGCGAAGACGCTGAAGCACGGCATCGCCAACGCCGGGCTTCGCGCGGAACTCACGGTCACCAAGACCACGTGCATGAACATCTGCAAGGGTGGCGGCTCGGTGGTCGTGGTCTACCCCGACGGCGTCTGGTACGGCGGCGTGGACACCGGCTTGGCGAAGCGCATCGTCGCCGAGCACCTGGTCGGTGGCTCACCGGTCGAGGACGCCACCTTCCTCAGCAACCCCCTCTCGCGGTAA